One window from the genome of Salvia splendens isolate huo1 chromosome 9, SspV2, whole genome shotgun sequence encodes:
- the LOC121749205 gene encoding uncharacterized protein LOC121749205, which produces MLVYNEYKPRGAKPRDAEQIRKKWSRILRATKRFVGIYQNNLLTAESGRSEADVKDMSMSQFNTEGFPKFTSWEEYLVLENYPKFKAIFADERDDLGAKRTRHNRAGDYSSGSGSQSIDLNDGQTEEPSATHTRRPRPPGQHATIRNARGSARSSRLWSVASGSRISQPASRSYSVGTGPHEVLNRNLDVQLMKQLQDNCCFYEAATDPITKELYYALMCRIKEQLGLYGAAAAEAAGDGGRSG; this is translated from the coding sequence ATGTTGGTCTACAACGAGTACAAGCCGAGAGGCGCCAAACCGCGTGACGCGGAACAGAtccgcaaaaagtggtctaggattctgaGAGCCACCAAGAGGTTCGTgggcatataccagaacaacctgCTCACTGCTGAGAGTGGCCGCAGCGAAGCCGACGTGAAGGATATGTCTATGTCCCAATTCAACACTGAAGGCTTTCCTAAGTTCACCTCCTGGGAGGAGTATCTCGTTCTCGAGAACTAcccgaaattcaaggccatcttTGCGGATGAGCGGGATGATCTTGGGGCGAAGCGAACTAGACACAACAGagccggggactacagcagcggcagTGGCTCACAATCAATCGACCTCAACGACGGCCAAACGGAGGAGCCCTCCGCTACACACACTAGGCGCCCACGCCCTCCGGGGCAACATGCCACTATCCGAAACGCTAGAGGATCTGCACGTTCCTCCCGCCTCTGGTCGGTCGCATCTGGATCCCGCATCTCGCAGCCCGCTTCTAGATCGTACTCTGTGGGCACTGGTCCTCACGAGGTCTTGAACAGGAACCTGGATGTGCAGTTGATGAAACAACTGCAAGATAACTGCTGTTTCTACGAGGCCGCAACCGACCCGATCACCAAGGAGTTATACTACGCGCTCATGTGTAGGATCAAGGAGCAGCTGGGGTTGTATGGTGCAGCGGCGGCAGAGGCAGCGGGCGACGGAGGCAGAAGTGGTTGA
- the LOC121748563 gene encoding B-box zinc finger protein 19-like, protein MRTLCDVCESAGAILFCAADEASLCRACDDKVHMCNKLASRHVRVGLAEPSEVPRCDICENAPAFFYCEVDGTSLCLQCDMIVHVGGKRTHGRYLLLRQRVEFPGDKPGSGSLDEPGSHRLNLGEAKREPSHKPTIGGNEDVVNHCVSADPTPENNTENDGNMENMFIDLNSRPQRMHGQPPTHQGRRDGDNNHQSESVVPDGYLKTELEK, encoded by the exons ATGAGAACTCTGTGCGACGTCTGCGAGAGCGCGGGGGCGATTTTGTTCTGCGCCGCCGATGAGGCGTCGCTCTGCCGCGCTTGTGATGATAAG GTTCATATGTGTAACAAGCTTGCTAGTAGGCACGTGCGAGTTGGACTAGCCGAGCCTAGTGAAGTCCCACGTTGTGACATATGTGAGAATGCTCCTG CTTTCTTTTACTGTGAGGTCGATGGAACTTCCCTTTGTCTACAATGCGATATGATCGTCCACGTTGGTGGCAAAAGAACCCATGGAAGATATCTTTTGCTGAGGCAGAGAGTTGAG TTTCCAGGGGACAAACCTGGAAGTGGGAGCTTGGACGAGCCAGGATCACATAGACTGAATCTTGGTGAAGCCAAGAGAGAACCTTCTCACAAGCCAACAATTGGAGGAAACGAGGATGTGGTAAATCATTGTGTTTCTGCTGATCCAACTCCAGAAAACAACACTGAGAATGATGGGAACATGGAGAATATGTTTATCGACCTCAATTCCAGACCTCAAAGGATGCATGGTCAACCTCCAACGCATCAG GGACGTCGGGATGGCGACAACAATCATCAGTCTGAAAGTGTCGTTCCAGATGGATACTTGAAAACGGAGCTTGAAAAGTAA
- the LOC121748561 gene encoding fructose-bisphosphate aldolase 1, chloroplastic-like: protein MASASLLKSSPVLDKSDFVKGQTLLRHPSATVVRCSPSLVSIRASYADELVKTAKTIASPGRGILAMDESNATCGKRLASIGLENTEANRQAFRTLLVTPPGLGQYISGAILFEETLYQSTVDGRKIVDVLVEQGITPGIKVDKGLVPLAGSNDESWCQGLDGLASRSAAYYQQGARFAKWRTVVSIPNGPSALAVKEAAWGLARYAAISQDNGLVPIVEPEILLDGEHGIDRTFEVASKVWAEVFFYLAQNNVLFEGILLKPSMVTPGAQCKDRATPEQVAAYTLRLLGHRVPPAVPGIMFLSGGQSEVEATLNLNAMNQSPNPWHVSFSYARALQNTCLKTWAGRPENVAAAQEALLIRAKANSLAQLGKYTAEGESEEAKKELFVKGYSY, encoded by the exons ATGGCCTCCGCATCACTCCTCAAGTCATCTCCCGTCCTCGACAAGTCCGACTTCGTCAAGGGCCAGACCCTCCTCCGCCACCCCTCCGCCACCGTCGTCCGCTGCAGCCCTTCTCTCGTATCCATCCGCGCCTCCTACGCCGATGAGCTCGTCAAGACCGCG AAAACAATCGCATCGCCGGGGCGTGGGATTCTTGCGATGGACGAGTCGAACGCGACGTGCGGGAAGAGGCTGGCGTCGATCGGATTGGAGAACACGGAGGCGAACAGGCAGGCGTTCCGGACGCTGCTGGTGACCCCACCGGGGCTGGGCCAGTACATCTCTGGCGCCATCCTCTTCGAGGAGACCCTCTACCAATCCACGGTTGATGGCCGCAAGATCGTCGATGTTCTTGTCGAGCAGGGCATCACACCCGGCATTAAAGTTGACAAG GGTTTGGTTCCCCTAGCTGGATCAAATGATGAGTCGTGGTGCCAAGGTCTTGATGGCCTTGCTTCCCGCTCGGCTGCTTACTATCAACAGGGTGCTCGTTTCGCCAAATG GCGTACCGTCGTGAGCATTCCCAACGGACCATCTGCCTTGGCCGTGAAGGAGGCTGCTTGGGGGCTGGCCCGTTACGCTGCCATTTCTCAG GACAATGGTTTGGTCCCAATTGTGGAACCAGAAATCTTGTTGGATGGTGAGCATGGCATTGACAGGACTTTTGAGGTTGCCTCAAAGGTTTGGGCAGAGGTCTTTTTCTACTTGGCTCAGAACAATGTGTTGTTTGAGGGCATCCTCCTCAAGCCTAGCATGGTCACTCCTGGTGCACAATGCAAGGACCGTGCCACCCCCGAGCAGGTCGCCGCCTACACCCTCAGGCTCCTCGGCCACCGGGTCCCCCCGGCCGTCCCTGGAATCATG TTCTTGTCTGGCGGGCAATCCGAGGTCGAGGCCACCTTGAACTTGAATGCCATGAACCAGTCTCCGAACCCGTGGCACGTGTCGTTCTCCTATGCGAGAGCTCTCCAGAACACTTGCCTGAAGACATGGGCCGGGCGCCCTGAGAATGTTGCGGCCGCTCAGGAGGCACTGCTCATCCGTGCCAAGGCGAACTCCCTGGCCCAGCTCGGGAAATACACCGCTGAGGGAGAGTCTGAGGAGGCAAAGAAAGAGCTGTTTGTAAAGGGCTACAGCTACTAA